A region from the Sorex araneus isolate mSorAra2 chromosome 6, mSorAra2.pri, whole genome shotgun sequence genome encodes:
- the LOC129405729 gene encoding olfactory receptor 2T29-like — protein MGLFRYSESTPMDNTSWGSNHTGWSDFILLGFFSQLNHPALLCAFIFVVFLLALSGNSILILLIHWDTNLHTPMYFFISQLSLMDVMYISVTVPKMLMNQVIGINTISPPECGIQMFLYLTLVGSEYFLLAAMAYDRYVAICRPLHYSSLMNHKMCFLLVSACWFLGMVDGFLLTPVTMTFPFCRSRKIQHFFCEVPALMKLSCSDTTLYETLMYICCVLMLLVPVAAISSSYYLILLTIYRMNSAEGQKKAFATCASHMIVVTLFFGAAVYTYMLPNSYHTPEKDMVVSVFYTILTPVLNPFIYSFRNKDVTAALTKMVSGGVLMH, from the exons atgggtctgttcaggtattccga ATCAACACCCATGGACAACacaagctggggatcaaaccacacTGGATGGTCAGATTTTATCCTTTTGGGATTCTTCTCTCAATTGAATCACCCTGCTCTTCTTTGTGcctttatttttgtggttttcctGCTGGCCTTGTCTGGAAATAGCATTCTGATCCTTCTGATACACTGGGATACCAATCTCCATACTCCAATGTACTTTTTCATCAGCCAATTGTCTCTCATGGATGTCATGTACATTTCAGTCACTGTGCCCAAGATGCTCATGAACCAAGTCATAGGTATAAACACAATTTCACCTCCTGAATGTGGGATTCAGATGTTCTTATATCTGACACTAGTAGGTTCAGAATATTTCCTTCTTGCAGCCATGGCCTATGATCGTTATGTGGCCATCTGCCGTCCACTCCATTATTCTAGTCTCATGAATCATAAAATGTGCTTCCTTTTAGTGTCTGCCTGCTGGTTTCTGGGAATGGTGGACGGGTTCTTGCTCACACCTGTCACCATGACATTCCCTTTCTGCAGATCCCGGAAGATCCAACATTTCTTCTGTGAGGTCCCTGCTCTAATGAAGCTTTCTTGTTCAGACACAACCCTCTATGAGACACTTATGTATATATGCTGTGTCCTTATGCTTCTTGTACCTGTAGCAGCAATTTCAAGCTCTTATTATTTAATCCTTCTCACCATCTACAGGATGAACTCAGCAGAAGGCCAGAAGAAGGCCTTTGCCACTTGTGCTTCTCATATGATTGTGGTTACTCTTTTCTTTGGGGCTgctgtgtacacatacatgcttCCCAACTCCTATCACACACCTGAGAAGGACATGGTGGTCTCTGTATTTTATACTATACTGACACCTGTCCTAAACCCATTCATATATAGTTTTCGGAACAAAGATGTCACAGCAGCTCTGACAAAAATGGTGAGTGGGGGAGTTCTTATGCACTGA
- the LOC129405852 gene encoding olfactory receptor 2T29-like — protein sequence MDNTSWGSNHTGSSDFILLGFFTQLNHPALLGAIIFVVFLLALCGNSILILLIHWDINLHTPMYFFISQLSLMDVMYISVTVPKMLLDQVIGVNTISPSECGIQMFLYLTLGGSECFLLAAMAYDRYVAICHPLHYPILMSHKMCFLLVSACWFLGLMDGFMLTPATMTFPFCRSRKIQHFFCEVPALMKLSCSDTTLYETLMYLCCVLMLLIPVIAISSSYYLILLTIYRMNSAEGQKKAFVTCASHMIVVTLFYGAAVYTYMVPNSYHTPENDMVVSVFYTILTPVLNPLIYSFRNKDVTAALTKMVNGGVLMH from the coding sequence ATGGACAATacaagctggggatcaaaccacacTGGATCGTCAGATTTTATCCTCTTGGGATTCTTCACTCAATTGAATCACCCTGCTCTTCTTGGTGCCATCATTTTTGTGGTTTTCCTGCTGGCCTTGTGTGGAAATAGCATTCTGATCCTTCTGATACACTGGGATATCAATCTCCATACGCCAATGTACTTCTTCATCAGCCAGTTGTCTCTCATGGATGTCATGTATATTTCAGTCACGGTGCCCAAGATGCTCTTGGACCAAGTCATAGGTGTAAACACAATTTCACCTTCTGAATGTGGGATTCAGATGTTCTTATATCTGACACTAGGAGGTTCAGAATGTTTCCTTCTTGCAGCCATGGCCTATGATCgttatgtggccatctgccatcCACTCCATTACCCTATTCTCATGAGCCATAAAATGTGCTTCCTTTTGGTGTCTGCCTGCTGGTTTCTGGGCTTGATGGATGGGTTCATGCTCACACCTGCCACCATGACATTCCCATTCTGCAGATCCCGGAAGATCCAACATTTCTTCTGTGAGGTCCCTGCCCTAATGAAGCTTTCTTGTTCAGACACAACCCTCTATGAGACACTTATGTATCTATGCTGTGTCCTCATGCTTCTTATACCTGTAATAGCAATTTCAAGCTCGTATTACTTAATCCTTCTTACCATCTACAGGATGAACTCAGCAGAAGGCCAGAAGAAGGCCTTTGTCACTTGTGCTTCTCATATGATTGTGGTTACTCTTTTCTATGGCGCTGCTGTGTACACATACATGGTTCCCAACTCCTATCACACACCTGAGAATGACATGGTGGTCTCTGTTTTTTACACAATATTGACACCTGTTCTAAACCCATTAATATATAGTTTTCGGAACAAAGATGTCACGGCAGCTCTGACAAAAATGGTGAATGGGGGAGTTCTTATGCACTGA